In Nitratiruptor sp. YY09-18, a single window of DNA contains:
- a CDS encoding type II secretion system protein GspD: MIKKITIIFLTAIVLWAQDCDTKLFSLKAMSDNGRGITINSVLKDIAATCNISIIFEDPKARIKVHKSLDYVNIKDYTLEELFDFILGENNLFYNYNPRKHILKVAYYKTKNFNIDYINLSSLTSESKKMVILGTTSGSDTYGSGGIGSGNGSGGTTGTTGNEESSAYTNDYTTITTKSQFTFWQSLHKQLETLLIGVSGRRDFKIFINQDASLVTVTGTKKELEAVKRFLDKLADRMHKQVLIEAKIIEVKYKDEQTLGIDWSKFNLTLTGSREGYKTRADGVSVSNLAHPNYFIGYNFSMQGLFDFLKKYGDVKVLSNPKILTLNNQPAIINVGDQLSYRYETSGTTNIQSGSTVGTQTYAIGQSFIGVTLYVIPEITDNNQIIMKVNPVSSELIHADENNQSMRVLPPDVKIKQLTSIVKVRDGQKILIGGLVSKNYNNDHTKVPLLGDVPIIGRIFHSTKRVQKRSELFILLVPKIIKEHNVPTIDDVAIFKDDDG, encoded by the coding sequence ATGATAAAAAAGATTACTATAATTTTTCTTACAGCAATTGTTTTGTGGGCACAAGATTGTGATACCAAGCTCTTTAGTCTCAAGGCTATGAGCGATAATGGCCGAGGTATTACAATAAACTCGGTGCTCAAAGATATAGCAGCAACATGCAATATCTCTATCATTTTTGAAGATCCAAAAGCGCGTATTAAAGTCCACAAGAGTCTCGATTATGTCAATATCAAAGACTACACTCTCGAAGAGCTTTTTGATTTTATTTTGGGAGAGAATAACCTTTTTTATAATTACAATCCACGCAAACATATATTGAAGGTTGCCTATTATAAAACAAAAAACTTCAATATCGACTATATCAATCTTAGCTCTTTGACAAGTGAGAGCAAAAAGATGGTAATCCTTGGCACCACTTCAGGATCAGATACATACGGTTCTGGAGGGATTGGTAGTGGAAATGGAAGTGGTGGTACAACAGGCACTACCGGCAATGAAGAGAGTAGTGCTTATACCAATGACTACACCACTATTACAACAAAATCGCAGTTTACTTTTTGGCAAAGTTTGCACAAGCAGCTCGAAACCCTTTTGATAGGTGTAAGTGGTAGGAGAGATTTCAAAATTTTTATTAACCAAGATGCCTCACTTGTGACTGTTACAGGAACAAAAAAAGAGCTTGAAGCTGTGAAGAGGTTTTTGGATAAGCTTGCAGATCGCATGCACAAGCAGGTGCTCATAGAAGCAAAAATCATTGAAGTAAAGTATAAGGATGAGCAGACCCTAGGAATAGACTGGAGCAAGTTCAATCTTACTCTCACAGGAAGTAGAGAAGGGTATAAAACAAGAGCAGATGGGGTGAGTGTGAGTAATCTTGCTCATCCAAACTACTTCATAGGATACAATTTCTCTATGCAAGGACTCTTCGACTTTTTGAAAAAGTATGGGGATGTGAAGGTCCTTTCCAATCCAAAGATTCTCACGCTTAACAACCAGCCAGCAATCATCAATGTAGGAGACCAGCTTTCTTATCGCTATGAGACAAGTGGGACGACAAATATTCAAAGTGGTTCTACTGTTGGGACGCAGACGTATGCGATTGGCCAATCATTCATAGGTGTGACACTCTATGTCATTCCAGAGATCACAGATAATAATCAGATCATTATGAAGGTTAATCCGGTATCTAGTGAACTTATCCATGCTGATGAAAATAACCAATCGATGCGCGTATTGCCACCTGATGTGAAGATTAAGCAGCTCACATCCATAGTCAAAGTGAGAGATGGCCAAAAGATTCTCATCGGTGGACTTGTGAGTAAAAACTACAATAATGACCATACCAAAGTACCTCTTTTAGGTGATGTACCAATTATTGGGAGAATCTTTCACAGTACCAAAAGGGTTCAAAAAAGGAGTGAACTCTTTATCCTCTTGGTGCCAAAAATTATCAAAGAGCACAATGTCCCTACTATTGATGATGTAGCAATATTCAAGGATGATGATGGCTGA
- a CDS encoding type II secretion system protein, with translation MRRALSVIELIFVMIVIGILATIAINSFKTHNLQNDANFIYLKMMEAKYQGLAYDKSGLTKPDGIGCIDLGEQSLKKMAQKEHYQIKSALQNSIDTLCFDSFGRPHKDDNLTQESSLITQAQKILQLTYKNQKASFMLYPKSGYLYVIISHTN, from the coding sequence ATGAGACGTGCTTTGAGTGTTATAGAACTTATCTTTGTCATGATAGTGATAGGGATCCTAGCAACTATTGCTATAAATAGTTTTAAGACCCATAACCTTCAAAATGATGCAAATTTTATTTATCTTAAAATGATGGAAGCTAAATATCAAGGACTTGCCTATGATAAGAGTGGTCTGACGAAGCCTGATGGCATAGGATGTATAGATTTAGGAGAGCAGAGTCTTAAAAAAATGGCACAAAAAGAGCACTACCAGATAAAAAGCGCTCTGCAAAACAGTATCGATACTCTTTGCTTCGATAGTTTCGGTCGTCCGCACAAAGATGACAATCTCACCCAAGAGTCTTCACTTATTACACAAGCGCAAAAGATCTTGCAACTCACATACAAAAACCAAAAAGCCTCATTCATGCTCTATCCCAAGAGCGGATATCTCTATGTTATAATAAGTCATACTAATTAA
- a CDS encoding prepilin-type N-terminal cleavage/methylation domain-containing protein, translating into MEKVTRRAFTLIEIVVVVVIIAILSVASYKAMQAIIVRSFKAKEMTRLSLESQIALDIISSYMQDRIPASVIGYDPASGNFAYIDEIPSTERYPVLEWLAFDELNRKMGKYIPFVDMVASLANSDYTLETTISLSGGADYGLVFAKSFDRATTSNPDAFGWHGRQSQDVYDVAFGQDKITITDSIKPQWIYEKYYLVKTAYAIARGADIKQDAGCIQDLNISDINNTLLLFYDYRPWKSETFCADPHGNAQGKVTVLARDISGFEVSDVNQTMRIYLDVSKKFRGTDVGVHFGKMKVVF; encoded by the coding sequence ATGGAAAAAGTAACAAGGCGCGCATTTACACTCATTGAGATTGTAGTTGTCGTAGTCATTATTGCAATTTTGAGTGTCGCTTCATACAAAGCCATGCAAGCTATTATCGTGAGAAGCTTCAAGGCTAAAGAGATGACAAGACTCTCTCTTGAATCCCAAATCGCTCTTGATATCATATCTTCATATATGCAAGATCGCATTCCAGCTTCTGTGATCGGCTATGATCCAGCTAGTGGTAATTTCGCATATATTGACGAGATCCCCTCCACTGAGCGCTATCCAGTGCTTGAGTGGCTCGCATTTGATGAGCTCAATCGCAAAATGGGAAAATATATTCCTTTTGTAGATATGGTAGCCTCTTTAGCCAATAGCGACTATACTCTTGAGACTACTATAAGTTTGAGTGGTGGAGCAGATTACGGACTTGTCTTTGCCAAAAGCTTTGATAGAGCAACTACTAGTAATCCAGATGCTTTTGGATGGCATGGCAGACAGAGCCAAGATGTGTATGATGTAGCCTTTGGTCAGGATAAGATTACCATCACAGACAGTATCAAGCCACAATGGATCTATGAGAAGTACTATCTTGTCAAAACTGCATATGCGATTGCTAGAGGAGCCGATATCAAGCAAGATGCTGGGTGTATACAAGATCTCAATATCAGCGATATCAATAATACGCTCTTGCTTTTTTATGACTACAGGCCATGGAAATCTGAGACATTTTGCGCAGACCCACATGGCAACGCTCAAGGAAAAGTCACAGTATTAGCAAGAGATATCAGTGGATTTGAAGTAAGCGATGTCAACCAAACGATGCGTATTTATCTTGATGTTTCAAAAAAATTTAGAGGCACAGATGTAGGTGTGCACTTTGGGAAGATGAAGGTGGTGTTTTGA